The genomic DNA ATGGCGGGCCTGCCCGGCTCCCAGCGCCTCGCCCTGGAAGAGGAAGAGATCGACGAGGAGGCCATGGACATGTCCAGACGCCTCGAGAACGCGAAAAACCACGCGGTGCAGCTGTCCGACGACAACATGGACCAGGCCGTGCATCTGCTCAAGAGCTGGCTCGCCCAGGAGGCATAGGAAATGGCCGACTTCACAGGACCGCAGAAAACAGCCATCGTGCTGCTCGCCCTGGGCGAGAAGTTCACGTCGGACGTGTTCAAGCGGATGGAGCGCAACGAGATCGCCGCCGTGTCCAAGGCCATGCTCTATACCGACTCCATCCCCAGGGAGCAGGTGCTTCAGGTGCTCAAGGAGTACAACGAGGCCCTGGCCTACGGTGCCGAGCTCCTGGTGGGCGGTGCGGAAACGGTCAAGCGTCTGCTGACCAAGTCGCTCGACAGCGAGACGGCCAAGTACATCATGGATTCCCTGGACCTGGACACCGGCCCCACGCCCTTCCAGGAGTTGCAAAACGTCAGCCCGCGCATCCTGGCGCAGATACTCAGGAACGAGCACCCCCAGACCCTGGCGCTCATCCTGGGCCACCTGCACCCGGATCAGGCCGCAGAGCTGCTCCAGAACCTGCCCGCTGGCGTGCGCGCCGAAGTGCTCATGCGCCTTGCCAAGCTGGAGGCCGTGGCCGAGGAAATGCTCATGGAAGTGGACAAGGTGCTGCAAAGCCAGCTCATCGCCATGGGCGGCAAGGAAGGCAAGAAGGTCGGCGGCGTCTCTGCCGTGGCCGAAATCCTCAACGCTGTGGACCGCAACACCGAGGAGGAAGTCCTCTCCGAGATCGAAGAGGAATCCACCCAGATGGCCGAGGACATCCGAAACCTCATGTTCGTCTTCGAGGACATCAAGGCCGTCGACGACATCGCCATCCGCGAACTGCTCAAGGAGGTCTCCAACGAAGACCTTACCGTGGCCCTCAAGGGCGCGTCCGACGACCTCAAGGACAAGTTCTTCAAGAACCTGTCCGAGCGCGCCAGCACCATGATCAAGGAAGACCTGGAAATCATGCCGCCCAAGAAGCTCTCCGAGGTCGAGGCGGCACAGCAGAACATCGTCAAGACCGTCCGCCGCCTGGAAGACGAAGGCCGGATAGTCATCAACAGAGGTGGCAGCGATGTCTTTGTCTAGACCACGCACCGACACCCGCCTCCCACTGACCGGCAAGGTCGTCATCGGCATGGACTCGCCCGGCCCCAACCAGATGACCATCCAGGAGCTGGAGGGCAAGCGCCAGCTCATCTGGGACGAGTCCACCGATGAGGAATACCTGAACCGGGTACAGGAGCGTGCCAGAGAAAAGGCCAAGGAAATCATGCTTTTCGCCGAACTTGAAGCCGAAGCCCTGCGGGCCACCGCCCGGCACGAGGGCTACGCCGAGGGGCTGGCCCAGGCCCAGGCCGATGTGGAGCAGCACACCCGGACCATCTCCGCAGAGGCGGAAAAACTCTTTGCCCGCATCGGCTCCCAGGGATCGAATATTTTCGAGGCCCGCCGCAAGGACATCATGGACCTGATCCGGCTGGCCGTTGAAAAAACCCTGCGCATCGAGATGAGCCAGAGCCGCAAGGCGTCCCTGGAAGCCCTCATGCGCCAGGCCCTGGAGCGCATCGAATCCCGGCACCAGCTG from Pseudodesulfovibrio aespoeensis Aspo-2 includes the following:
- the fliG gene encoding flagellar motor switch protein FliG, coding for MADFTGPQKTAIVLLALGEKFTSDVFKRMERNEIAAVSKAMLYTDSIPREQVLQVLKEYNEALAYGAELLVGGAETVKRLLTKSLDSETAKYIMDSLDLDTGPTPFQELQNVSPRILAQILRNEHPQTLALILGHLHPDQAAELLQNLPAGVRAEVLMRLAKLEAVAEEMLMEVDKVLQSQLIAMGGKEGKKVGGVSAVAEILNAVDRNTEEEVLSEIEEESTQMAEDIRNLMFVFEDIKAVDDIAIRELLKEVSNEDLTVALKGASDDLKDKFFKNLSERASTMIKEDLEIMPPKKLSEVEAAQQNIVKTVRRLEDEGRIVINRGGSDVFV
- a CDS encoding FliH/SctL family protein; the encoded protein is MSLSRPRTDTRLPLTGKVVIGMDSPGPNQMTIQELEGKRQLIWDESTDEEYLNRVQERAREKAKEIMLFAELEAEALRATARHEGYAEGLAQAQADVEQHTRTISAEAEKLFARIGSQGSNIFEARRKDIMDLIRLAVEKTLRIEMSQSRKASLEALMRQALERIESRHQLVIRCAGEDAEGLDAFLKTIQERNPALKYWTIKGDPALTAGGVVVETPDGKVDNSVATRWQGVEAILDQMAEAATADLDKD